A stretch of DNA from Triticum dicoccoides isolate Atlit2015 ecotype Zavitan chromosome 2A, WEW_v2.0, whole genome shotgun sequence:
attccgcacaccgatccatcattattccacactcgctatttataatatttagtaatatattctaactttatgataacagcacctactttaatATTTTAGCTCTCCCATATAATACAAcattatccacttcatacccacaacgtagttttatttctcgtttctagttgtaaGCAAATGTTCGATGTACGTAGAGTGGTATCAGTGGTAGatggggcttgagagaatattgatcttacctttagctccttgtggattcgacactccatacttatcacttccacctttggaaattgctacgatgattccctgcacttggggattatcgtcctttcccagtgacagcaggagcaacaaggcacttattgtattgttgccattgaggataaaaagatggggtttatatcatattgcttgagtttatccctctacatcatgtcatcttgcctaatgcgttactctattcttatgaacttaatactttagatgcatgctggatagcggtcgatgtgtggagtaatagtagtagatgcagaatcgtttcggtctacttgtcgcggacgtgatgcctatatacatgatcatgcctagatattctcataattatgcacttttctatcaattgctcgacagtaatttgttcatccaccgtagaatttgctatcttgagagaagccactagtgaaacctatggcccccgggtctatcttccatcatattattttcctatctacttgctatttttgatgctttttattttgcaatctttactttccaatctatacaacaaaaataccaaaaatatttatcttattatctttatcagatctcacttttgcaagtggccgtgaagcgattgacaacccctttatcgcgttggttgcaaggttcttgattgtttgtgcaggtacgagagacttgcgtgtagcttcctactggattgataccttggttctcaaaaactgagggaaatactttacgctactttgctgcatcacccttttctcttgaaggaaaaaccaacgcatgctcaagaggtagcacttgctAACCCCCACCGCCGGCCTCCACCATGGAGATGCCAGTCGCTGTCAAGGCAAGTCCTAACACAACTAAACTATATCTACTATGAACAGGAAAATCACAAGCTCCTCTACCTGGCCATCGTCGGCCAACAACGCAGTCGGACAAGGTATGGTATTGGGCCTGGGTGCCCTGTGAAGCTCTCAAGCTAACgggggaggagagagggggggggggattcggTAACACGGTCGAGAGTAGTAAAACGATTGCATCAGTGATCACCTCTCCTCGACCTAGTGATGCTAATTGGATCTTGACGCATACTTAAGGCAGAGCCCTGGAGGGTTCAATACACAGTGATGTTGGATCTCAAGAATAAACCACAATAAGGGTCCATATGCAACCATGGATGAAGCTCTCAGAGAAAGGAGTCGCTAAAAAGACAATGTCGAGGCCAATAGTTGAGAAAGAGTTATTGGCCCACCAAATTGGAGATATTTGCATGATTGTCACCACCGAGTCGAAATAGAGAGATTCCGTACGTTGATGATTCCCAAGATTAGAGATTTTGAGCTCGGTATTTGCGGGCTACATGGAATCCACCCCCCCTCCTCCAATTTAGAATTTGGCCCTTTGCCACTTAGACTTGTGAACTGGTTAGTGGTGTAAGAAATTTAGTGTCGATCAATATAAGATTGCATGGATTTCATAGTTAATTACTGCATGGGACGTGGACGAAATGCCTCTCTCTGATACCATACCGAGTTGCTCGTACCAATTAACTCTTCTTTGGATTAATGTATCTCGTGAAAGAAATTCATCTTCCCACATCTCTTTTTTGTGAAATACCCAAATCTATTATAAAAGTTCACTTGAAGCACAAAATacatcaaacataataaaaattacatcaaggtGTGTTGACCACCGAAgaaccactaccgtcgcgagaacgagcCGCTAACGTCGCTCTTATACCGCAGCCTCTCTGAAGTTGTTGATGACAAATCGAGAATTCTTCGTGCACGTGCCACTAAGGACTAGTACCCTGGATCCGTTGTCGCCGCCGTTGAACCCTTGAAACGGTTGAAGCACGCATGGCAAGAGACTTCAACCTTGCTGCTCAAAGAAGACTGCATGAATCTACATCGGAGTCCTGTTGGTTCCGCGCCGGTGGACGAATTTGAGTTGGATCGAAGTCCGGAAGACCAACTTGAAGATAAAGCGTCGGCATCCGTCCAAGTGCCGAGCCCCGCAAGGTAAAAAAATCTAACCTCAACTACTAGCCGGAGCCGAGCCACCGGGATTTCCCTCCCCGCCCCTAGCCGCCAGAGCGACACGCAGAGGGAAGGAGTATCCACGAATTGGCCGGTGAAGTTTGAACGGGAGAAAAACTTTACCCTGGCCGCTTTATGGCGAGGGGAAAATAGGTCTGGTGTGTCATAGAGACGTAGAGTATATTTTGTGCCCGtgcaacaacatacacacacacacatattttgcACATTATAAATAGGAcgccgataagtgccacacgtgtgggcgttagggagtccgcccacacattttgtgtggtgtataTGACGAACAGCCCACAcatctacgtgtgggcaaaacaattaGCGCCCACACGCCTCTTTTCCCCTCCTGATCCCTcttacacgcgtgcgtgtgggcgaagttgataacgcccacacgcccgtattCAGGGCTCGTACCTCCTGGTCCCGCACGCCACGCGTGACGGtcaccgcgcgcccgcagttgccatggtccagaccctcgtccatgctCGTTTaattgcagttgccatgtcgctgaactacggttgccatgtcggacaactgcagttgccatggttgctcaactgcagttgccatgtatggtctgatttaatgtagttgccatgatttcataactttaggagttgccacatactaacactaggcagttgagagagttgccatgtgctcacaagcatgctagggcagttgccatgtaaaaaggaagagttgccatctgcttacgtgcacgttagggcagttgccatgtaccatgcaaaaacatatggcaactcgataaaaaagagttgccatctgcttacgtgcacactaggcagttgccgtataccctgcaaaacacatggcaaactcgggtaaaaaaaagagttgccacctgcttataaaagcacactagaggcagttgccatgtgcagtgcaaaaacacatggcaactagcagcttgggtATGGGAGAGGAGAAGGGCGTGTGGGCAAGATGCAAAACGCCCACACACTAGCTCTTGTGTGTGCGTGCGAAGtgacgtgtgggcgaactgctgaacgcccacacaccagcccctcctGTGTGGTGAAACGGCCGTGTGGACGACCggctgaacgcccacacaccaggccagtcctacgtggcactagaaacatgccaagattcgtgtGCTCACGAACGgacgcggatccacgcgtgtgggcgagaacggacgcggatccacgcgtgtgagcgagatgcaaacgcccacacgtgtaggcgttaacatttccgtataAATATTGTAATAATGGAATGTATAATTCAGCTTTTCCGAAGCGAGGAACTCTGCAGCGCCAAAGGCGGCAGCTAATCACCACCACCGATTAATTAACGACGAGTTGGCGACTAGCGACTGCCGAGTTAGTGAGCGAGAGGAGAGGAGATGGATGAAGCAACGGCGATCACGTGGAGGATTCGGCGAGGAAAGTGGTCGAATTCTGCCGTCGAGGCGTCGATCGTGGACATTTCTTTTTGACGCCGAGAGCGGTGGGTGGATTTTATGGCGATGGCGACCCGGGGGCTGCTGTCACGGCGGACGGCGATCGAGCCCCTGAAAAAGCCCCGGTGTTCTAGAATCCGTTGAAGAGTTGGAGGTTTCGGCACACCGCACAAGCTCTTGATCGGGTCGGGTTCTGTGCTGACATGCATACATGTCGCCGTTTTGTGGGAAGATCACAGCTGTTCCAGAAAACGGCAGAGCGTCTAGGGAGCATATCCACAGCTGACGAACGGGAACAGTCGCACGTACGTGTCTCATTTTTTCGTTGGTCGAGGTTATTATTATCCGTATATGTGGATCGATGCAGGAGGCGAGTGCTGGTAGAGAAAACGAACACCTTCACACCGTTCTGTCTTGTATCTAGAAGCAGAACGAGTCGTGACGTGGACCGGATCGGTTTGCTGCAGTGAAACCGGAACGGATGTATCGCGTGTGTCCGTGTGATTGTGTGAGGCGGCTTTCATTTCATGTCGATGAACGAACGAACGGTGTTGCTTTTGAATTAGGTGACCTAATAACTCGCGCTTGCAAGGTGTGCAAAACATCTTTTTCTAAACCTTTGAGGTACCGCACGGTCGGTCAGTTAATGAGGGGCGGTACAGTTAGCAACTCGCAAATCGCAAGCAAGCAACCCCGGTGCGGCGAGGCTTCGAATTTCAAGGCGGTAGGtgcgcacgcggtggctcgccgtcGCCGAGCGCGCTGGCCATCCACCGACGTCTACACCCCAGCAGCAGCAACCCTAGCCGTGGGGCgatgcacatgcatgcatgcatgcacgcgtcGCACGGCGGGCGACGTGGCAGTGAAGGAAACCAGACAAAATGACGTGACGCGGGCGGCCCATGCCGTCCTCCCTCCGAGGCGACGTACCTTACGTTACGTAGCTCGTCTCATTCCACGCCCCGTCCGCCCGTGCGGACCGTGCGGCCTGATCTGGCTCGATCGTTCGCCGACGTCCATCAACGGCCTCTTCTGTCTCCTTTCGCTTCTCCTCCTTGGCCATCGACCGCTGGACGTGACTCGTGAGGCGATTCGACGGCCACCAGCCCAACTGTTGCGCGCGTCCGGCTGACTTCCGGGAACGTACGCACGCATGCATCAGTTCGCGGGAAGCCGTGGGACGGACGGATGGACGGGCCTGGGCGAGATCGTTCGTTGGGTCGACGTGGCGTGCAAGGCAGAAAACGGTGACGGATGATGTGATGCGGAAATAGCTGACCTGTAGCCACGGAAGAATTGATGGGAGCGGCCGGCAGCCACGGAGACGTTTGATGATGAGATGTTTCTTTGCTGCACGTTTTCCGTTAAGGAAAAAAAGGAGAGCTTTCAGAGCGCACAGTGCTGCGAGGAAGCCCGTAACGAGGCATCAGTCCTTGTCGTCTTCACGGTGTTTTAACTCCGTCGACTTCTCTCCCGCCGAGAGAGAAAATACTGTCCATTTCAGTTTTAGCCGAATGTTGTGATCTTTTATTCCGAGACAGGAGCATGCCGTCGGCAAACTGGACCCTCCCAACGGATGTCAATTTTCGGATACTGACTGAATCGTTATCGGCTCACGAAGCCTCTCCACACATGGGCAACTCTTCTTATTACTTCCTGCCTAGCTAGTATCCTCCTCTACTTATGGTCTTTCTTTTAAGTTTCCTAAATGGGTTCAAAACATAAAATAAGAGCTCTAAAGTGCTTTCCAAAGTGGAGTAGCATCTTTGGAGCAATAGTTTTtccccacgacttccacgaatgtgatcctatggtcaaaattttgcaagcactcaaaacatttcCTATTGTATGCCGTATTTTTTCTCTCCAGATTTTTATGAATTATTttcatatttttctgattttaCTGTTCATACAGGCTCATTTGAGCCCGAGCTACATGTCCCACTGCTAATTTTCTTGAGGcaatttgttttcctttttttaagAGGATCTTGCGTCAATCTGCTTTTTTTAGACAACTGTGGCAATCTGCTGCTCTTTTTTTATAGCAAAATCAGCTCTTTTTTTGAGACAATGGCAAAATCAGCTTTTTTTTAGGGAAATGGCAAAATCAGCTGTTCCTTTGTCCCCTTCGACGTGAGGCCCACACAGCAAATGGAAATGCAGCCTCAAACAGCAGGCTGGCTAAAGACGAGCCATCCATAGCCCATAACCCCGCTAACGGCCCACATACAGAAACAAAATGGAGGGAAAACTTCAGAAgcgagggaaaaactctttcccgtcCCCCAAACGCGCGCGCCACGCCGACGGAAACCCTGGTCGCGCGAAGCCGGCAATGGTGGAAccacgcgccggcgccggcgccgccgcagCCCCCTCCCCCGCCGCGACCGTCGCACCCCCCTCCCCCAACCAGGTCCGCCCTCCTCGCCCGCCCTCCTGGTACCACTCGATGGACTCGCCGCCACCGGTTCCGTTGAAATCTCTGCGTTTTGACCTCGCAGGGCACCACCGCCGGCGCGAGGAAGCGGAAGGCCCCGGCGACGGAGAAGGCTCCGAGGAAGCCCCGCAAGCGTCAGGTCTGTACTTCACTGTACCCATCACCCGCCTCCCCGCGGCAATCTTGCTTGGTAGTCTCACTCGTCTGAATATTGTGGCATTGCTTGGTACTCTGATTCGTCTGAATGTCGTGGCATTGCTTGGTAGTCTGATTCGTCTGAATGTCATGGCATTGCTTGGTAGTCTGATTCGTCTGAATGTTGGTAGGTTGAAGAACCGATTCAGATCCCTGTGTACTACGGGTGCAGAAAAGGTGATTTTTCAAGCGTGCACGGCGATGATTTAGTTCAAGATTGCCCAGCCATTTATGCAGAAAACATATGTGCGCACATAATCGGCGAGCTGCCGCTGCAGCCACAGTCGATGTCACTGGTGGATCTACAGCTCTGGGTCTTCAAGCTGTTCAGGCTCCATCCAGAAACACAAGATCTCCATATTAAGGGGTTCCTCAAACAGCGCAAGAATGACCCGTATGACGAAGAGGATCCGGACTGGTATTTGGAGTACTACCAGTGGGACACCCATGAATTTTATTCCAACAAATACTGGAGATCCTTTGCCAACAAATTGAAGAAAAAGAGAAATGTGACACAGAAGTTCATGTTGTACGTGGAATCCTCTGAGATCAGGCACTATGACATATTGCGCAAAGCCATAGGTGATGGTTACTCTCAACAGCTGCCGCTTGTGTTGCCTGGGACAGAAAGCCTGACAAGGTGTGAATTCAGCTTCCGGTACCTTAAGGAACACCTGGCAGTTACTGCTGAGGAAATGGCAGTTTATCTCACTGGTCACAATGGCGAGCATGTTACTCCCGCCGAggcgtggagggcaagacagatggCTCTGGAGAAGGAATTCGGTACCTTTTATGATTCATACAACTTTGCCCCGAGGTTACTCAAGGAAATAGCACGTAAAAACCCTGGTGGTTTTGTAGACATCAAGGATGCAGAGGTTTCAGGGTGTAAGGATTTTCGAGTCCTCCACCGTATATTTTGGGCGTTTGGACAATGCTTACAGGCCTTCGGTGCCTGTCGCCCTGTGCTGTGCATTAAAGGCGCACCCCTATGCGGGAAATATCAAGGGGTGCTGTTGACAGCTGTAGCATTAGATGCTAATGATTTCTCCATTCCAGTAGCATTTGCCATCGTCGAGTGCGAGACAAAGGAAAGCTGGCTGTGGTTTCTTAGGAATCTGGAGCGAGCAGTGGTTGATCAAGCTGATGTCTGCATTATACACGACTACAAAAAGGAGTTGATCGACGCTGTGGAGGATCTTCTGAATTCCCGTCGACGACAAGGGCTGAAAGCAGAAAGCCGGTGGTGCATGGAACACCTTGCTGAAAACTTCTATGCATATTTTGGCGACAAGAACCTGGTGATGATGTTCAAGAAACTTTGTCAACAGAAGCGACAACATACGTTTGATAAACTCTGGAAGGAGCTCGACGAGTTGACATCCAAATATATGACAGAGAAAGAATTTGGTGCTAGTGAGGAAGTGCAGCAGGGGTCAGTCAAGCATGATGAGGCAGAGCTTCAGGAGCAAAACCCATCCAGCCATACTGATTCAGTGGAGGATGGGAAGGAAGGAGATCATGCCGGTGACAGCAAGGGAAAGATAACAAAGTTCTCTGATTGGATTCGTCTGAAACCAATGGAGAAGTGGTCACTGGTGCATGATAGCAACGGAGCAAGATATGGCATCATGGGCACTGATATAACGGATGTATATAAGAACGATCCTGTATTGAAAGGTATAACTTGCCTTCCACTCAGTGCGATGCTGGAGGTGACATTCCTGCGCTTGGAAGAGTATTTCAAAAACACAAGTGCCGCAGCAAACAAAGCAATAGGCAACCCATCAGTCAGCTTCCCGGAACGTGTCCAGGATGACATGAACTCCAAAATGCAGAAAGCCGAGATGCATCAAGTTCTTGGGGGTGAAGAAGCTCTGAAATTTACGGTGAAGTCGGGGCAGAGGCAGGTTACCGTGAACTTGAAGTCGGAATATACCCACAACATGGATAAGTCTAAAGGATCCACAGCTCGAAAAACTGCTACCTGTTCATGCAACAAGCCGCAGCTGCTTCACAAGCTTTGCTCTCATGTCATTGCCGTCTGTTGTCATATTGGGGTTAGCACTGCTGAATACATGTCCCCATACTACAGCCTGACTTGTCTAGGCAGGACCCGGAGTAAAAAATTCAATGAGTTCTCACGCAACTACAGAAAGAATTTGCCACGCTACTACAGAGATATTAGACCATTCGAGCGTGAAACACCAACTTGGATCCCAGACAAAAGATTGGAGTGTGGTTTTCCTGTTTATCTGTTGTCGGACTGCGCACAAACTGCCGTTGTCGTTGAAGAGCAACAGTGCACAACTGAAGATGAATCAGTTGCAGACAATGAAGCAACAAAGGCACGCTCAGAAGAATCAAGAACCTAGCCAAGTTTGAGTTTCTTTTATCATCTGTGAAACTCCAGGCTGTTCATATTTTGGACCCTTAATATGTGGTGGCTGCTGTGCTTTAAGTTATCCCATGTAAACTCTGAACCTCTAGTATTATTTGCAGTACTTTCCATGCTGTCCTGAAAACTGAAGTTTATGTTTCTGTTACAGTTTGTCACTGAATTTCTTGGCTGGTTTATATTTTCTTGAAGCTCTTGTATGCCAAAATGCTAAATCATCCCAGAAGCCATTACTTGGCTGACGGCGTTTCAGGGAATAACATGCATACCAGTTCAGTTGAGAAAATCGTTGTCAGTAGAAGCAGATTCCAGTTATCTTACGTACGAGTATATATAACAAGCACACATACATGCACTCATAATTAACCAACTGCACAGTAGCAAAGCTTGATCGATTCTCCTGATTTTAGTACACACATTATTCTGCATAATTTGCCATGTCGAAGTTGAAACTAGAGCACACGACTCAAGGTGGTACTAGAGTGCCCACTAGGTGGTACTAAAGTTGAAACCGAGCTAGTTACCAGGCAGAGATCTTCATGCCGAGGTCTTTCTGCGCGAACGCGACGAGATTCTCAATCTCGGCGTCTTCAATGTAGCCGCTCTTGTCCCTGTCGGCGTGGCGGAGGGCTCGGCCAGCCCTGAGGGTGGCGAACCAGCAGCCCCGGCGGCGGATGGCCTGGCGGAGCTCCGCCTTGCTGATCCGGCCGTCGCCGTCCACGTCGAACTGCTTCAGCCACTCCTTGAATTGCTCCAGCGTGGTCCCTCCCGGCCAGAGGAGCCACCTCCGCGCTGCCATGGCCGGCGGTGCTTGCAGGCTCAGAGTCAGCTAGTCCTTGACGACTGTGCTACGCAGGTGCATCGATCATGGATGGTTCGAAGCCTCTCGCGGCTGCAGCTCCTTTTATAGTTGGATCGTTACACCCATGTACGATCTCGTGGCTTTATTCGTTTATATCTGCAGGTTGCGACTTGCGAGGGGGCGGTGCTCTGAATCGTATATCTCATTTCTTGGTGGAGTCCGACCTAGCTGAATTTCAGGCTTGTGTCCAACCTAGTCACTACTCACTACACGGAATGCATGCAAGGCTAGTAAGCGCAAGTGTATGCATGCACTGTTCAACTGTAGATTATATTCCTATATGCTTGCAGCGACCAGAAAGCTTATTAGTTAGCTTGAGAATAAATTTGAAGTCGGGGAAGTAGCAATGTCGTAGGGCCCGTGCATGAAAGAGATTCTCCATGACCGAGCAATCCAAGAAGGAAACATCAGGGAGATTTTACCACAATTGCTTAAGGCCTCTTTTGATTCATAGTGTAGGaaaaatcataggaataggaaagtcatagaaaatgagatgtcatgtatctcaaatcctatgaataCGAATAGGAAAGGAGATGCTTTTTGATTcgcatcataggattttttttcattgagtctaggctaatgtttattttcctatgaaatatgaaggataggaaaaattccttcataggaataggattccattcctacaaaccaaagggctccaaaggaatttttcctataaaaatcttattctatgaaattcctacaagattcctctaaaccaagaggcctaaggcctcttttggttcataggatagaattatcataggaataggaattttgtaggaaatgaaatgacatgtatctcaaatcctatgagtaggaataggaaacaagatgtcatttggttgacaccaaaggaatttttccattgagtctagactcttttttattttcctatgaaatgtggaggataggaaccaagcctatgtaggaataggaatccattcatatgaaccaaatggctctaaaggaaaaaattctataagaatcctatcctctagaattcctataaaattcctctaaaccaaagaagGCCTAAGAATGTTCTTTTTTTTTCTCGATGTCATTTGTCATTTCCATGCCACCTGCCAACACTACTATGGAACGGTCCATCAGTGACGGGTCGTCTCTCATCTCCGAACCGCTTGAGATAGGCCTTCATCTCAGGCAGTGCAAGCCTTGAAAACAGTGGCGAATGAACTGGCCAGGCTTTAATAGGCAAAGATCGCAATGCGAAATGGACAGCCGGGCAAAGATCGCTCTACTCATTAGAGAGTTGAGCGATAGATTTCCTCTCTGTGTTGTATTTCTTCAGTAGTATTGAATTCATGCTTCAGgcaactcatccaaaagtctgaactgatggagggcgttggcagggtcttga
This window harbors:
- the LOC119353773 gene encoding uncharacterized protein LOC119353773, producing the protein MVEPRAGAGAAAAPSPAATVAPPSPNQGTTAGARKRKAPATEKAPRKPRKRQVEEPIQIPVYYGCRKGDFSSVHGDDLVQDCPAIYAENICAHIIGELPLQPQSMSLVDLQLWVFKLFRLHPETQDLHIKGFLKQRKNDPYDEEDPDWYLEYYQWDTHEFYSNKYWRSFANKLKKKRNVTQKFMLYVESSEIRHYDILRKAIGDGYSQQLPLVLPGTESLTRCEFSFRYLKEHLAVTAEEMAVYLTGHNGEHVTPAEAWRARQMALEKEFGTFYDSYNFAPRLLKEIARKNPGGFVDIKDAEVSGCKDFRVLHRIFWAFGQCLQAFGACRPVLCIKGAPLCGKYQGVLLTAVALDANDFSIPVAFAIVECETKESWLWFLRNLERAVVDQADVCIIHDYKKELIDAVEDLLNSRRRQGLKAESRWCMEHLAENFYAYFGDKNLVMMFKKLCQQKRQHTFDKLWKELDELTSKYMTEKEFGASEEVQQGSVKHDEAELQEQNPSSHTDSVEDGKEGDHAGDSKGKITKFSDWIRLKPMEKWSLVHDSNGARYGIMGTDITDVYKNDPVLKGITCLPLSAMLEVTFLRLEEYFKNTSAAANKAIGNPSVSFPERVQDDMNSKMQKAEMHQVLGGEEALKFTVKSGQRQVTVNLKSEYTHNMDKSKGSTARKTATCSCNKPQLLHKLCSHVIAVCCHIGVSTAEYMSPYYSLTCLGRTRSKKFNEFSRNYRKNLPRYYRDIRPFERETPTWIPDKRLECGFPVYLLSDCAQTAVVVEEQQCTTEDESVADNEATKARSEESRT